A portion of the Gammaproteobacteria bacterium genome contains these proteins:
- the purM gene encoding phosphoribosylformylglycinamide cyclo-ligase, protein MTPDQRTEPLTYRTAGVDIDAGNRLVERIKPHALRTARTEVLGGLGGFGALFELSPGRYREPVLVSTTDGVGTKLRLAIELKRHDTVGIDLVAMCVNDLVVQGAEPLFFLDYYATGRLDVEVASSVIAGIAEGCRQAGAALVGGETAEMPGMYNADDYDLAGFAVGVVEKSRIIDGRQVRPGDVIIGIASSGLHSNGYSLVRHIIATHGVDLTADFHGRPLGEVLLTPTRIYVKSLLALLAAVEIHAMAHITGGGLIENPPRVFPPGTRGIIDTAAWPRPPLFDWLQELGPVAEVEMYRTFNCGIGMVLCLPADQADTALAELARAGESAWVVGRVEAAPDAQIPTITLLPRHD, encoded by the coding sequence GTGACCCCCGACCAACGTACTGAACCCCTTACCTACCGCACCGCTGGGGTTGATATTGACGCCGGTAATCGCTTGGTGGAACGCATTAAACCTCACGCCCTGCGCACCGCTCGAACCGAGGTGTTAGGGGGGTTGGGTGGATTCGGGGCATTGTTCGAACTCTCTCCGGGGCGTTACCGCGAGCCAGTTTTGGTCTCCACCACCGATGGAGTTGGGACCAAGCTACGGTTGGCCATCGAATTAAAGCGCCACGACACAGTTGGTATCGACTTGGTAGCGATGTGCGTCAACGATTTGGTGGTTCAGGGGGCGGAACCTCTGTTTTTCCTGGACTACTACGCAACCGGTCGTTTGGATGTAGAGGTAGCCAGCTCCGTCATTGCGGGTATCGCTGAAGGTTGCCGTCAGGCCGGGGCTGCCCTGGTTGGCGGGGAGACTGCAGAGATGCCAGGGATGTACAACGCCGATGACTACGACCTGGCTGGTTTCGCGGTGGGGGTGGTGGAGAAATCGCGGATCATCGATGGTCGTCAGGTTCGCCCCGGGGATGTGATCATCGGTATCGCCTCCTCCGGGCTCCATTCCAATGGCTACTCCCTGGTTCGACATATCATTGCAACGCACGGGGTCGATCTCACTGCTGATTTCCATGGGCGTCCCCTCGGCGAGGTCTTATTGACCCCTACCCGAATCTACGTCAAGTCTCTGCTCGCCCTTCTCGCGGCGGTGGAGATCCACGCCATGGCTCACATCACCGGGGGAGGGCTCATCGAGAATCCTCCGCGCGTCTTCCCTCCTGGTACTCGAGGGATCATCGACACCGCTGCCTGGCCGCGTCCTCCTCTTTTTGATTGGCTCCAGGAACTTGGCCCTGTCGCGGAGGTCGAGATGTACCGTACCTTTAACTGCGGCATCGGTATGGTGCTGTGTCTACCCGCTGACCAGGCCGATACCGCGCTTGCGGAATTAGCCCGCGCCGGAGAAAGTGCCTGGGTTGTGGGTCGCGTAGAAGCAGCCCCCGACGCACAGATACCAACGATCACCCTGTTACCCCGCCATGATTGA
- the purN gene encoding phosphoribosylglycinamide formyltransferase 1, with the protein MIESSPSSLSLVVLVSGSGSNLQALLNACAAGHLPAQVRAVVSNEPTAYALTRANRAGVATEVLSHRDFIGSRNDYDTALAERIERYNPDLVLLAGFMRILTPPFVARFRGRMLNIHPALLPAFRGLHTHARALAARVKEHGASVHFVTEELDGGPVVLQARVPILSGDSEEDLAARVLAQEHLIYPKAVSWFAQGRLRLGEDGRAWFDDQPLPPQGVQYAGM; encoded by the coding sequence ATGATTGAATCCTCCCCATCCTCCCTGTCTTTGGTGGTCCTGGTCTCTGGCAGTGGCAGTAACCTGCAAGCCCTGCTGAATGCCTGCGCTGCTGGCCATCTGCCGGCCCAGGTCCGCGCCGTGGTCAGTAACGAACCTACGGCCTATGCCCTGACTCGTGCCAATCGCGCGGGGGTGGCTACCGAGGTGCTCTCCCATCGCGATTTCATCGGCAGTCGTAACGACTACGACACTGCCTTGGCGGAACGCATCGAACGCTACAACCCAGATTTAGTGTTGCTGGCCGGTTTCATGCGCATCCTCACCCCTCCCTTCGTGGCTCGCTTTCGAGGCCGCATGCTTAACATCCATCCGGCCCTGTTACCGGCTTTCCGTGGTTTGCATACCCATGCGCGGGCGCTAGCGGCCAGGGTGAAGGAGCATGGGGCGAGTGTCCATTTCGTGACCGAAGAACTCGATGGGGGGCCGGTGGTGCTCCAAGCCCGTGTGCCAATACTGTCTGGCGATAGCGAGGAGGATCTGGCGGCGCGAGTATTGGCCCAAGAACATCTCATCTACCCCAAAGCCGTATCCTGGTTTGCTCAGGGCCGACTACGCCTTGGCGAGGACGGTCGGGCTTGGTTCGACGACCAGCCACTTCCCCCCCAGGGAGTCCAGTACGCCGGGATGTAA
- a CDS encoding conserved hypothetical protein (Evidence 4 : Unknown function but conserved in other organisms): protein MRAMMRGWRQQYHWWVVILALIWGHGLWAAQKVTDLYQTTISVAGQGDEERTTAFRAALTEVITRVSGRKNKAAASVHSPEDLVASYRYEPGTNGLQLVVDFEPTAINRLLGKYDVPVWQGRRPSTLVWLVEQASDGTTHLVGSDGPSPYQIPLQEEAKRRGVPLVWPIMDLLDPSSLPLNEGKKGALLAALRDASRNYPVDAVWVGRLAPRVATTPATTEVPEGKGALTAHWTLIRGSAEEQWDTTGTEPAAILIAGVDKLADRLAANASTPGGGVAVQVVVVGIVSLDGYAQLRTYLENLSEVARIWPTHLAAEGRVTFVVETRGSTTDLTAVLDRTGLLRAEKSPLDLSTLGNSTLYYRFLPFQEDNK, encoded by the coding sequence TTGCGCGCCATGATGCGCGGCTGGCGACAACAATATCATTGGTGGGTGGTGATCCTGGCTCTGATCTGGGGACATGGCCTGTGGGCCGCCCAGAAGGTCACCGACCTCTACCAAACGACCATATCGGTAGCCGGACAGGGCGACGAAGAGCGTACCACCGCCTTTCGTGCGGCCCTGACCGAGGTCATCACCCGTGTCAGTGGACGTAAAAACAAGGCTGCTGCCAGCGTGCACAGCCCGGAAGACTTGGTAGCAAGCTATCGCTACGAACCAGGGACCAACGGTTTACAACTGGTGGTTGATTTTGAGCCTACTGCGATCAACCGCTTGTTGGGCAAGTATGATGTCCCCGTGTGGCAAGGGCGTCGGCCCTCAACCCTGGTGTGGCTGGTAGAACAGGCAAGTGACGGAACAACTCACCTGGTGGGGAGCGATGGGCCATCCCCCTACCAAATACCACTTCAGGAAGAGGCTAAACGGCGCGGCGTGCCTCTGGTATGGCCCATCATGGATCTGCTAGACCCCTCGAGCCTACCGCTCAACGAAGGCAAAAAAGGCGCGCTACTGGCTGCGCTACGTGATGCCTCGCGAAATTATCCCGTAGACGCGGTGTGGGTCGGGAGGCTTGCCCCGAGGGTCGCGACTACCCCGGCGACGACAGAGGTGCCAGAAGGAAAGGGAGCGTTGACGGCACATTGGACCTTGATCCGGGGAAGTGCGGAAGAACAATGGGATACAACAGGAACAGAACCTGCCGCAATCCTCATAGCAGGGGTGGATAAACTGGCCGACCGTCTTGCCGCTAACGCGTCAACCCCCGGTGGAGGGGTAGCGGTCCAGGTTGTCGTGGTAGGCATCGTCTCACTGGATGGTTACGCGCAACTGCGCACCTACCTGGAAAATCTCTCTGAGGTCGCGCGAATCTGGCCTACTCACCTCGCAGCGGAGGGCCGAGTAACCTTCGTGGTCGAAACCCGGGGGAGTACCACCGATCTAACTGCCGTCTTGGATCGAACTGGGTTGTTGCGTGCGGAGAAATCACCTCTCGACCTCTCCACGCTAGGAAATTCCACGCTGTATTATCGTTTTCTTCCCTTTCAAGAAGATAATAAATGA
- a CDS encoding putative DUF3108 domain-containing protein (Evidence 3 : Putative function from multiple computational evidences), whose translation MHLLTITIALFLCIGNASAAHLSPFQADYEFRVNGMVLGETTFDLSRENEYRWIYTHSTRPMGILAGIQRDRRERSIFILDNGYPQPVEFQGRDALRSKPREGFLRFDWGASIVSGAWNGQPWQVPLEGIVHDPLTYQLAIMLDLAKGASALNYLVAEDAKLKSYHFEITGKETLQTLAGPFDTVRLERTQDSDKRRTILWCAPILSYLPVKIEQQDSGTHYVMVLRAITGLSSTH comes from the coding sequence ATGCATCTGCTGACCATTACCATTGCACTCTTCCTCTGTATTGGGAATGCAAGCGCCGCTCATCTATCTCCATTTCAGGCGGATTACGAGTTTCGGGTAAACGGTATGGTTCTGGGTGAAACTACTTTCGACCTATCCAGAGAAAATGAGTATCGTTGGATCTACACCCACTCCACCCGTCCCATGGGAATATTGGCCGGCATCCAACGAGATCGCCGCGAGCGCAGCATTTTTATATTGGATAACGGCTATCCACAACCAGTAGAGTTTCAAGGCCGAGATGCCCTCCGCAGTAAACCGCGAGAGGGCTTTTTGCGCTTTGATTGGGGCGCCAGTATCGTTTCGGGCGCCTGGAACGGTCAACCCTGGCAGGTACCTCTGGAGGGGATTGTCCATGACCCTTTGACCTACCAACTTGCCATTATGCTCGACCTGGCCAAAGGGGCGTCGGCATTGAATTATCTTGTGGCCGAGGATGCCAAACTCAAATCCTACCATTTTGAGATAACGGGCAAGGAAACCCTTCAGACCCTTGCCGGACCGTTTGATACGGTGCGGCTAGAACGCACCCAAGATTCCGATAAACGCCGCACTATCCTATGGTGCGCCCCAATCTTGAGCTATCTGCCAGTAAAGATCGAACAACAAGACTCGGGAACACATTACGTCATGGTATTGAGAGCCATTACCGGATTAAGCTCGACGCATTAG
- a CDS encoding CDP-alcohol phosphatidyltransferase, whose product MLESDCVFWFLIVSLIFTSDLILSLGTVTHRDIPNLITLLRILLVPPFLFVLLERHYSAALILFFIAGVSDGLDGFLAKHYGWTSRLGSILDPLADKLLLVASFISLTQLGLIPFWLTVVVLGRDILIVVGAITYHFLIGYYHLVPAVPSKINTLVQIMLVLVVIISAAIGQPYLEERVIQGLVYLTLVTTIFSGTHYVVLWGRRAILARRAASTLSQ is encoded by the coding sequence GTGTTGGAATCTGATTGTGTCTTCTGGTTTTTAATCGTGTCATTGATTTTTACCTCTGACCTGATCTTATCGCTTGGTACCGTGACTCATCGCGACATTCCCAACCTCATCACCTTGCTGCGCATCTTATTGGTGCCACCCTTCCTGTTCGTCTTATTGGAACGACATTACTCCGCAGCGTTGATATTATTTTTTATCGCGGGAGTCTCCGATGGGTTGGATGGCTTTCTCGCCAAGCACTACGGTTGGACCAGTCGTTTGGGTTCGATCCTCGATCCCCTTGCCGACAAATTGCTCTTGGTGGCGTCGTTTATATCATTGACGCAGCTCGGACTCATTCCCTTTTGGTTGACGGTCGTGGTCCTGGGTCGCGACATACTCATTGTGGTTGGCGCCATTACCTACCATTTTTTGATCGGCTACTACCATCTGGTCCCAGCAGTTCCTAGCAAAATCAATACCCTGGTTCAGATCATGCTCGTTTTGGTGGTAATCATCAGCGCGGCTATCGGACAACCGTATCTCGAAGAACGGGTAATCCAGGGACTCGTCTATCTAACCTTGGTGACCACCATATTCAGCGGTACACACTATGTCGTTCTCTGGGGACGACGCGCCATCCTCGCCCGGCGTGCTGCATCAACTCTTTCTCAATAG
- the hda gene encoding inibitor of reinitiation of DNA replication, whose translation MNSSDFATGKQLPLRFKVREGTTFDDYLPGPNCEAVDLLRRDSEPYAYLWGAEGVGKSHLLQAACRTREAAAYLPLGELLDHDSGVLEGLETLSLVCLDDLERVAGNEAWERALCDLYNRLREAGVPLRAAGNAAPSALGLTLADLVSRLGWGPIYHLQELDDSDKATALRQRAHSRGLDLPEEVARYLLRHQPRDNASLFKLLDHLDQASLAAQRRLTIPFVRTVLTT comes from the coding sequence ATGAACAGCTCCGATTTCGCTACGGGGAAGCAGTTACCACTTCGCTTCAAAGTCCGGGAAGGGACAACCTTCGATGACTACCTGCCTGGCCCCAACTGCGAGGCCGTAGACCTGTTGCGTCGTGACAGCGAACCTTATGCCTATCTGTGGGGGGCGGAGGGAGTGGGTAAATCGCACCTCCTGCAAGCTGCCTGCCGGACTCGTGAGGCTGCCGCCTACCTACCGCTCGGAGAATTGCTGGATCATGACTCCGGCGTGCTAGAGGGCTTGGAAACCCTGAGCCTAGTGTGCCTGGATGACCTGGAACGGGTCGCTGGTAATGAGGCCTGGGAACGTGCCCTGTGCGATCTCTACAACCGCTTACGAGAAGCGGGGGTACCTCTACGCGCAGCGGGGAATGCGGCACCCAGCGCACTCGGGTTGACGCTTGCAGACCTCGTCTCACGTCTTGGTTGGGGTCCGATTTACCACCTCCAGGAATTGGATGACTCCGACAAGGCCACCGCTTTACGCCAACGAGCCCATTCCCGTGGCCTGGACTTGCCTGAAGAAGTGGCGCGTTATCTATTGCGACATCAGCCTCGGGACAATGCCAGCCTGTTTAAGTTGTTGGACCATTTAGATCAGGCATCACTGGCCGCCCAACGTCGGCTTACGATACCCTTTGTGCGTACCGTGCTCACAACCTGA